GCTTGAATGATGCGATTATCAGCGCCGAATTTCTGAAGAATCCTTCTTCCAATCTCAACGTGTGTTCCCTGGACTTCGTGATCAACCGCCTTACCAAGATCATGAAGAAGCGCTCCCGCACGAGCGACAGCGGGGTCAGCGCCCAGTTCTTCCGCGAGCATTCCGGAGATATGAGCCATTTCGATCGAATGCTGAAGAACGTTTTGTCCGTAGCTTGTTCTAAAATACAGTCTACCCAAGATTGAAATAATGCGTGGGTCAAGATTGAATACCCCGCACTCATACGCGGCTTGCTCACCTTTTTCTTTAATGATTTTGTTAATGGTTTCTTTTGATTTTTCCACCGCCTCCTCGATTTTTGCTGGCTGGATCCTTCCATCGAGGATTAAATTTTCAAGAGCCACGCGTGCGATTTGTCGGCGCACCGGATCAAATGAGGAAATGACGATTGATCCCGGCGTGTCGTCGATAATAACCTCAACTCCCGCGGCACGTTCAAAAACCTTTATATTTCTTCCTTCTTTTCCGATAATTTTACCCTTTAAGTCGTCAGAAGGGATGGAAACCGTTGTCGCCATGATTTCCGATGCTGTTGAAGAAGCCAAGCGTTGTATCGAAGTTGTGAGAATATCCTTTGCCTTTCTATCTAATTTTTCAATTCCCTCAAGTTCAAGCTTCCTCATTCGTACAAGAATATCTTCTTCGTATTTCTTTTCTACAGCCTTGAGTAGTTCTTGCCTGCCCTCTTCCTGTGAAAGTTTTGCAACACGTTCAAGTTCAAGCTCCGAATCTTTCATTCTCTTCTCCATTTTTTCCTTAATTTCCTTAATCTCCTCCGCTTTTTTCTTAAGATGCTCTACCTCGTGGTCGATATCAGTTTGTCGGTTGTCGAGAAGCCCTTCTTTCTTCACTAAACGCTCTTCAGTTTTTTTGTATTGGAACTCCTTTTCTTTTTCTTCCTTTTTTATTTCTTCAAACACTTGCGCTGCTTTCTTGTCTGCTTCCTCGGTTATCTTTTGCGCTTGTTCCTTAGCGGAGACAAGCATGTTTTTTATTTCAAGCTCCATGGAACCACGCTTGCCCAAAGATACGATCCAGCGGAGGAAATAGCCGAATGCGACACCAGAAAGACCCGCGACTGCGAGCAGGAGGAAAACTAATTTTAAACTCATAATAGGGCGATTAACTCGCACCTTGTGGTGTTGTGGCGTGTTGAAAAAATTCTTCCTTAGAAAGTATATTCGAGATTGGGCTTAAAACACAAGAAAACAACATTAAAGAATTTACATGCGACAGATCTGATGTTCAGATACAGACAAGAATTTGCAACCGATCCACACAAGGCAGAGCCAACAAATTAAATGATTAATATGCTACAAAAATTTTAAAAATACTACATTTCGATAGTACCAGATTATTCACACGATGTCCACAGGCGTGTCATTCAGCGTGCCTGCCCTGCCTACCGGCAGGCAGGCGGTAGGCAGGGACTATACGCGGACCAGCGCGGAATAAGGAAAATCCCCCAGAAAGGTGGGCCGAATTCTGGCAAAGTCAGAATTCGGACGGAAAGAAGCTTTTGAATCTTAAGAAGCTACTGAAGCTCAATTACTACCTTGGGTTCTTCGGTTTATAGATATCATCAACAATCCCGTATTTCTTAGCTTCTTCGGCAGACATATAAAAATCTCGTTCAGTGTCTTTTTCAACTTGTGCAAGGGGTTTGCCGGTGTTTTTTGCAAGGATTTTATTGAGATTTTCTCGAGTTTTCAAAATATGCTTTGCGGTAATAGCAATATCTGTTGCTTGGCCTTCAATCCCACCCCATGGCTGATGGATCATCACTTCTGCATTGGGGAGGATAAATCGTTTTCCTTTTGATCCCGCGGAGAGAAGTACCGCCGCCGCAGAAGCTGCAATGCCGACGCAAATCGTTGCGACATCGGGCTTGATGTGCTGCATGGTGTCATACATTGCCATCGCGGCAGTTACTGATCCGCCAGGGGAGTTGATATAAATGCCGATGTCTTTTTTGGGATCCTCTGATTCAAGAAACAAGAGCTGTGCAATAACAATATTAGCAGTATGGTCATCAATTGATCCTCCCAAAAAGATGATACGCTCACGTAAAAGACGCGAATAGATATCGTATGCGCGCTCGCCAAACTGGGATTTTTCTATAACGGTTGGTATTAACATAGTAGGGATAGTATAAAGTATCAGGTATAAAGTATCAAGTATAAATCGTGTAGCGTTATTGTCCGACCGGTATATTTCTGGTAAAAACCACTAAGCGATTACATTTCGGTAGGGAATTTACTCCTACAAGGGGTTGACAAAAATATTAAAAAGTGCTATTTTATAAAGCGGAATAAACTTGATAAGGAGTGAATAATGACGCACTATCTGGCATTAGGTGTTTTTGCACTTTTGTGTGCCCTTTTTGCTGCATGGGTATCACAAAAAAAGGAATCTGTTGTCTGGGCAGCGAGTGCTTTTCTTCTGGTTAGTTTAGGTACGGCATGTGTCTATTTTTGGGCAATAGATAGTCCTAATAAGCCTACTTTTACTCAGACTAACGAGGGTAAAAACAAGGTGTATGTTTCTAATGATGGTATTACAAGCACGCTCGGATGTGAGAAAACAAGCATTATGATCGTGCACATTCTCGATGGCAGGGAATATACGCATCAACTTGAATGTCTTTCGTCCGAGATCTATACATCATTAAAAACGGAAGCGGGACAAACACTGTATGTTCCCGAATGGTACGTTCCCTCAAAATAACTTCGACCTTAATTTCAAATTTCCCCACAGCGCGCAGATTACTCTGCGCGCTTTCTATTTTTATCAACGCAATATATCAGATCACTTCTTATCATATGATGTATCGTATGATAAGGTCACACGATATCTGCTTATTTACATAGGTTTAACCTATGTAATAACCTATGTAAATTACGCATATGTTTACTGTGACACCCGTTGATTTTCTAAAAATTGCAAAACTTTTTCATTAGT
The sequence above is drawn from the bacterium genome and encodes:
- the rny gene encoding ribonuclease Y, producing the protein MSLKLVFLLLAVAGLSGVAFGYFLRWIVSLGKRGSMELEIKNMLVSAKEQAQKITEEADKKAAQVFEEIKKEEKEKEFQYKKTEERLVKKEGLLDNRQTDIDHEVEHLKKKAEEIKEIKEKMEKRMKDSELELERVAKLSQEEGRQELLKAVEKKYEEDILVRMRKLELEGIEKLDRKAKDILTTSIQRLASSTASEIMATTVSIPSDDLKGKIIGKEGRNIKVFERAAGVEVIIDDTPGSIVISSFDPVRRQIARVALENLILDGRIQPAKIEEAVEKSKETINKIIKEKGEQAAYECGVFNLDPRIISILGRLYFRTSYGQNVLQHSIEMAHISGMLAEELGADPAVARAGALLHDLGKAVDHEVQGTHVEIGRRILQKFGADNRIIQAMQSHHEEYPYETLESIIVQTADAISGGRPGARRDSVENYLKRLHDLEAIANSFPGVEKCFALQAGREIRIFVTPDKVGDLEARKLAADIATRVENELKYPGEIKVNVIREMRAIEYAR
- the clpP gene encoding ATP-dependent Clp endopeptidase proteolytic subunit ClpP; translation: MLIPTVIEKSQFGERAYDIYSRLLRERIIFLGGSIDDHTANIVIAQLLFLESEDPKKDIGIYINSPGGSVTAAMAMYDTMQHIKPDVATICVGIAASAAAVLLSAGSKGKRFILPNAEVMIHQPWGGIEGQATDIAITAKHILKTRENLNKILAKNTGKPLAQVEKDTERDFYMSAEEAKKYGIVDDIYKPKNPR